tcgtcaaaaatattaaactacagTGCTAAATAGAGAATAGAGAGCTTAAAAATAATCCTAAATTtttactgttaaatataaaaatatttaaacaccattctctaacaGCATAAATTTTTAGAGCAAAATAgatgttttatataatttaagcATGAGGTTCTGGGTTCGTGTCCCGCCTATTTAATTCAGTTCATATTCTAGATCTATTAAAAAGTCTGGAGTCCATACATAAaaagagtgttaaatataaaatatataaatatcgttaaacactatttttctgaTAGCTTAAGGTTTTGCGAGAGTAGTGATTGTAAAAATTTACCTCAATAAAAGATGAAGCCGAGTTCAGCAACAAGTTGGCATAAGAAGGAATGTCATAGCGTGTCTTCCGAAAGGGAGTGATAAAGTAAGTGTTGGCCACATCATCACTCCCTGCACAAACCACATAAAGGCTCTGGGAAACTATTCCTGAAGCCCTCTTCTCCCCTGCAATCGATTTCAACTTCTCTTTGTACTCCTTGAAGAGCTCCAATTGATCCGGCATCGATAACACCGACTGAAATTAACCGGCGAATGTAATGCAGATACCGCATGTTAAGACTATTTCTGAATCATTTCCTATCAGTAGATAACTACGTACTGATGTTTTTGAGACGTATGAAAGTGCGTGTGCGTTATTATAGTTGATGTAAGGAAGAGTTGACAATGATAGGTATTCGTATGTACCGCGATCTTTGGAGTGAGAGGGTCGAACCCGGTGCCGCCGGAAGCGAAGCTTACGCCGGTGAGAAGGTCTTGAGGATTTAGATTCGTGCCCAGATACGGCGGTAGCAGCTCCTTCACTCCAAGCTTAGAAGCTGCAGCAGAgatttttgtattaaaatttacgTACTCGAGTattcttttaataatttataaataaaaaaaattactctattAATATCTTAATAAAGAGAGAGATGCATAGAGTATAGTTCATTGCCTACGTATGTATGCGTgtgtacatgtataaagaactAAACATAAATAGAGTTTTAAAAAGGGTAGTACATACGTAGAACTTatgtaactaaaaaaaaaaagtacgtaGAAGGAAACGTACTATACAAATAGATGTCAAATATAATCATGGTCATGATCATGATCATCATCATGTGAGTACGACATGTTGCCCTATATCATTTTCCACTATTGGCAACATCAAATGATGTCCCCAAAAAATGAACACCAACTCCTTTACGGAAATGGCAACGGTCACTTATAATTATTATAGAAGTGTTGTTTGAATAGAGTTAGTTATGAAAACTAATATGCGCATACCTATAAAGTCGGTAGGGATTTTGCCGTCGCAGAACCTTCCGGTCGGCCTGTGGTCGGCGAAGTCGACGCCGTACGGGGGGAAATTGCACTTGATGATCGTCTTGATCACGTTGTTGTTGCCCGGGTCAACGATGGAGTCCCCGAACACGATGACGGCCGGCACGGTCGGcattgtcgtcgtcgtcgccgcgtTTACCATCTCAACTACTAGGGTTTGTTGCAGCGCAAGGTGAAGCGCTAGAACAAGGATCACCACACGAAGTGAGTGGAGCTTCAtggctttctttttttcttttttttgtcaataTATAGTTTTTTCTTTGTTAGTGATCGATCTACTGAAACTAGTGCTATAtactaagctttttttttttgttggaaagAGGAAAAGGTGGCTATTTATGTATGTTTAGTAGTCCGAATCCACGTAGTTGGATCGAGAGCACTTTGAGAGGGTTATATGTTAATGGGATGGGACAACGTGGAGCTGTGCCAATCGTACAAAGCATTTACTGAGAATTAATGTGAGTAGGttggaatagaaaaaaaagaaaaaaaatatatttcactcCAAATTCTCCTCCTTTtgggaaaaatataaatttctttaATATGAATTTGAGAGTAATTGATGCTATACCTACTTAATTATActgtttataaaataaaatgagaaatGCTAAGGTACTAGCTAGAGATGTCCAGGGGTCAGATTCGgagcggattttcaaaaatccgaacccgactccaaatttgaatccgaacccgacggattttaaaaatccatattcaaatctgaacccgaccaaaaatccgaaatccgaaccGGAACTCGAACcagaaaatttgaatccgaaataattatttatttttttaatatttcaaaatatattatattaaatctaaatttttaaaatacaaattcaaatataacattaaatttatatatatatatatatattatatataatacaaaataaatttaggttcgggtcgggtttaGGTcgagtacaatcaaaatccatatccgaatccatatctgtcgaatttttgttttttatatctatattcgaatccatatccatttagcatcgaatgtatccgttttattcggattcggatttggattcggattcggattcggataaaatatTAGGTATCCAtgcccattgacatccctagggTACCCCATTGTATATTCTTGATAAGTAGGTATACATATATGaaagggttagggtttaaggtttatgATATAATGATTGCACTTATAATGGTTTAATAAtagcatttaaaatttagttattaatGATTAGGATGTAATAATAGTATTCTCatatatattatcaatagcaTTGTAGGGTATACTTGGAGGTACATATAGCAACGCTCAAAATaactcaaaatatataataaacataGTGATATAATTCATGGGAATAATGTTTTTAATTGATGGATAGTGTAAGGACCTGATCACCAACATTAATATTCTGTCAAATCCTaaacaaacaaccaaaaaaaatttaagtccAGTATTAATTAATACTGAAGCAATCTGTTTCTTATATTTTcagtcataattttttttttttttattcggtGTCGGACTATTAGGGCATCACAGATAggttaataattataattgttatataaTAAACTAATAAGAAATTGTGAAGTCAGCATTTCTAAGTATTTGTAGCAAGTTATAAGTAAAcgtattttttgaaattttatttgcatgTCATCGATGTAttgctaaattttttaaagcaTTTTTGGACCATATGCTTAAACAGACTAAAAATCTTTCTATCATATATGTCAATATATCAGCAATCAGTAAACGTAACTGTTTAGAATATAACAGAAGTAAATAAAGATATACAATACATTAATAGTttcaatttaagaaaaataaaaagaaaggcaGAGACTTTAttgaaaattagattttttgtATCAAAAAAGCTAGTTGTACGTCTATAGTTAGAAGTAAATCTTGCACCCCAAgcgttttaaaaatttacaaaaattctttatatttttggttaaaaaaaaaagatataacaaataaaaaataagtgcaCTTGGATGAGAGAGTCATAAAATTTATACCTAGTCTAGAGGGTGTAACCCTAGCATTAATTTCTCTCTTCGGATTAATGCGAGTACTttgtttttgttattatttttatgtcatACAAAATAGTTTGGAGTCTTTTTTTGGATTACTACTCCGAGCATTTTGTCCTTGTCATTACTTTTATATTACGCAAAAAAAGTTTGGAACTTTTTAAATTACTCCGAGTACTTTGTTCTtgtcattatttttatattgtacaaagagttttaaaattttttcttacatGCTCCtgataactttaaaattttgatatttattttttaatttctaaaatacccTTTTAAACcccaaattttatttgtaaatgctagaatttttaggatatttgaaagaattttttaaaactaataaaaatattttggtcaacTAGAACTagtattttttaacttttgaaatgtatatatattagatattatttccAAAAAAGTTTTGATGCCAAAACTTCATATGCTAGGTAACATTCCCTCTTAGAGAGAATATATACTCTCTCTCATTGATACTAGTCCTACTCTTTCTCATTCAATTTATGTCAAATTGgagacattaaaaaaaaaaaaaatttatgtctCCAatttgactctctctctctctctctctctttccgtGATACACTTACTAGAGGATGGGCATGTGCATGAAAACCttcattaaaataataattttcatgCAAGAATCTACTAATTTGGTAAATTCAGATATCAATAGTTAATTAGTGTTGTTAAAAtcaaggtaaacttcaaatactttatgtgatgttatattttcttaatttagtatcttatgatttaaaatgtatcaatttattatcgtgtggttttattttttttcttttaatcagcccctccgttaactttttcttaaatcatatgtaaaaaacttaaataccctatctatagtttatcgaatattcacttttgtatcttttagttttaactttgttattaatttaacgaaaaaaattagtgaaaagaataacaaaaaaaaatatagagtacgaaagtgatacaccttaaattatagggtactaaaataaaaaattacggAGCCACGAGGTGATATTTGAAGATTTTCCTAAAATCAATACTCATGAGCTTTTTTTTGTCAGATCAATCTTTTAAGTTACATGACATTAAAGCCAACtgtatgtttttatttattttgtgagGTTTAATTTCTTGTGCTTTTCATATCTATCACAATTTATATTGATCttacatttatttttagatttttgatGCTAATGATATTTTCAGTTTATAAATAAAGTGcgctttaaaatttttgagtttactttcgataatatttttttggctaaataaCAGAAAATCCTCCTATAAtaatccgctttttcactttccccccctgacatttaaaagcctacactttgccctcttgtaaaatgaaaaatgtgcacttcacccctaccgttagggttccgttaggggttctgttaaaaaaaaatttttataccgaaaatacccctctgcctcttctctgatgctttgctccctccggctcgccgcttcgccgcctcgctgcctcgccgtcctcgactgcttcgccctcgcccacatccctttcatcctcctccgccacctcgccttcgccctcgttgtccctgtctacctctccatcaacacccatattagtatcctccctactgtcgccgaaatcgatgggcggcgacggtgtaggaggagaaggggagcaggtggagaagaaattagagaggaatcgtggccgattgaggtggaaatagcagcggatcgaaggggcggctgaggaagctcaggaagaagacaacaatggcgaggggcaaaatggtcattttacacaccatgacctttttgtaaatattttttattttacaagggggcaaagtgtaggtttttaaatgtcagggaggaaaagtgaaaaaacgggttattgcagggggttttctgtaatttagcctatattttatatactttcaGAAATAAATGAGAGTAGATTAACAATAGTACGTTCTAGATCACGTTGAAAGAAACCAACTATTTCATCTcagacacaaaaaaaaaaagaaaaaaaagaaaaaagagaaaagagaaaataacaaccacaacaacagcaacaacagcaaGTTGGATTCATTAATAAATCGAGCAACATCATGTGGGCTTCTGGATTTTTCTGTTGCCACTGTTTTGAAGTGAAGTTAATTTACGCAACTTAAAACGCGGCTCTTTAATTAAAGCACAATCGGATAGTGTACGATACGAAGCTATATTTACC
This genomic window from Ananas comosus cultivar F153 linkage group 3, ASM154086v1, whole genome shotgun sequence contains:
- the LOC109707312 gene encoding GDSL esterase/lipase EXL3-like yields the protein MKLHSLRVVILVLALHLALQQTLVVEMVNAATTTTMPTVPAVIVFGDSIVDPGNNNVIKTIIKCNFPPYGVDFADHRPTGRFCDGKIPTDFIASKLGVKELLPPYLGTNLNPQDLLTGVSFASGGTGFDPLTPKIASVLSMPDQLELFKEYKEKLKSIAGEKRASGIVSQSLYVVCAGSDDVANTYFITPFRKTRYDIPSYANLLLNSASSFIEDLIGLGARKIGFVGIPPIGCVPSQRTLAGGALRNCAGGHNEIANLYNNGLIKEIERINKKHRHNENSTVVYIDIYTILFDMIQRPNHYGFKVSNKGCCGTGDVEVSVLCNGLTSTICEDVSEYVFWDSYHPTQRAYEVLVDWVIKNYIDLLF